In Ascaphus truei isolate aAscTru1 chromosome 7, aAscTru1.hap1, whole genome shotgun sequence, one genomic interval encodes:
- the LOC142499951 gene encoding extracellular calcium-sensing receptor-like, which produces MVFATMEINNMPDFLPNITLGFKIYDSCYNEVRSLMGTMWILSGKKDFVPNFNCHGKFMPPSIIGDMPSKASMPIAQILGLYRYPQVSYASAHPLLSDKIKFPSFLRTISNDHNTVFAIARLMMYFNWTWVGIITTDNDLGRSGSQLLIKEIEWNGGCIAFIETLPTYSSMESVSRIVDVVKKSRATAIVVYCTIENIIPLMEEASFHNITDKVWVGSDSWSISSDFLRKDILKTLNGSLGVALQSGKIPGFKEFLYSIHPSKFLDDIFMKTFWENAFGCIWPEEETNNYTSTKQSEEGTPQCTGKERLDSIDPSVYDVYNFRYTDKTHNAVLALAHALHQMNSCVPGQGPFKNGSCADIYNHQPWQLLHYVKKVKFNNTAGKTIFFDENGDVPVSVDILNWQLFPNGTSKYVHIGSFDARSPKGHEMQIEHSRILWNGGQIQAPFSVCSAPCPKGQRRATRQGQKICCFDCLPCSEGEILNPADNNECLRCPEDKWPDTLKEGCVPKHIQFLSYEEFLGASLASISIILCLLTLSVLCLFIIKHKTPIVKANNRELSYLLLISLILCFLCSLVFIGRPTMMTCMLRQVVFGVIFSVCLSVILAKTITVILVFSATNPDSRIRKLVGFRIPRYIVPFCTMIQIILCTVWLACSPPFAELNMAAEIGTIVIECNEGSKVLFSCVLGYMGLLASISLLVAFLARKLPDTFNEAKFITFSMLVFASVWLTFIPAYLSTKGKHMVAVEVFAILSSSSGLLVCIFFPKCYIIIIQPQMNSKKYITGRSSDKGGL; this is translated from the exons ATGGTTTTCGCCACCATGGAGATTAATAACATGCCGGATTTCCTGCCCAATATCACACTGGGGTTCAAAATCTATGATTCCTGTTACAATGAAGTGAGGTCATTAATGGGGACAATGTGGATTTTATCAGGAAAGAAGGACTTTGTACCAAACTTTAATTGCCATGGAAAATTCATGCCACCTTCTATAATTGGAGACATGCCATCAAAGGCCTCAATGCCAATAGCCCAAATCCTGGGACTCTACAGGTATCCTCAG GTCAGCTATGCCTCAGCTCACCCCCTTCTCAGTGATAAAATTAAATTTCCATCCTTTCTCCGGACAATCTCCAATGACCACAATACAGTTTTTGCCATTGCTCGGTTGATGATGTACTTCAACTGGACATGGGTCGGTATCATCACCACAGACAATGACCTGGGAAGGTCAGGTAGTCAGCTGCTAATCAAAGAGATTGAATGGAATGGTGGCTGCATTGCATTCATAGAGACTCTTCCTACCTATAGCTCAATGGAGTCTGTCTCCAGAATTGTAGACGTTGTTAAAAAATCAAGAGCTACAGCGATTGTTGTGTATTGTACCATTGAGAACATCATCCCTTTAATGGAAGAGGCTTCCTTTCATAACATTACTGACAAAGTGTGGGTTGGCAGTGACAGCTGGTCAATTTCTTCAGATTTTCTCAGaaaagacattttaaaaaccTTAAATGGTAGCCTGGGGGTCGCCCTTCAGAGCGGAAAGATTCCAGGCTTCAAGGAATTTCTTTACAGCATCCATCCTTCCAAGTTTTTAGATGACATCTTCATGAAGACATTTTGGGAGAATGCTTTTGGCTGTATTTGGCCAGAAGAGGAGACCAACAATTATACATCTACAAAACAATCTGAGGAAGGAACCCCTCAGTGCACAGGCAAGGAGAGACTGGACAGTATTGATCCATCGGTGTATGATGTTTACAACTTCAGATACACAGACAAAACTCACAACGCAGTTCTTGCATTGGCTCATGCTTTGCACCAGATGAACTCCTGTGTGCCAGGTCAAGGACCATTCAAAAATGGATCTTGTGCAGATATTTACAATCATCAACCTTGGCAG CTGCTTCATTATGTCAAAAAAGTGAAGTTCAACAACACTGCTGGGAAGACGATATTTTTTGATGAGAATGGTGATGTTCCCGTGTCTGTGGACATCTTGAACTGGCAGCTCTTCCCTAATGGAACCAGTAAATACGTCCACATTGGCAGCTTTGATGCCCGCTCTCCGAAAGGCCACGAAATGCAGATTGAGCACAGCAGAATCTTATGGAATGGAGGACAGATTCAA GCTCCTTTCTCAGTCTGCAGTGCCCCATGCCCAAAAGGCCAAAGAAGAGCCACACGCCAAGGGCAAAAGATCTGCTGTTTTGATTGTTTACCATGCTCTGAAGGCGAGATCCTCAACCCTGCCG ATAACAATGAATGCCTCAGGTGCCCAGAAGATAAATGGCCTGATACCTTAAAAGAGGGATGTGTGCCAAAACACATCCAGTTCCTCTCCTATGAAGAATTTTTAGGAGCCTCTTTGGCTAGTATTTCAATAATTTTGTGTTTGCTCACACTTTCTGTGCTCTGCTTGTTCATAATAAAGCACAAGACTCCCATAGTAAAGGCCAATAACAGAGAGCTAAGctacctcctcctcatctccctcATTCTCTGCTTCCTCTGCTCCTTGGTATTCATTGGTCGCCCGACCATGATGACCTGCATGCTTCGCCAGGTGGTGTTTGGGGTCATATTCTCTGTTTGTCTTTCTGTGATACTGGCCAAAACTATCACTGTCATCCTGGTGTTCAGTGCTACCAATCCGGACAGCAGGATAAGAAAGCTGGTGGGATTCAGGATTCCCAGATATATTGTTCCTTTCTGTACAATGATCCAGATAATCTTGTGCACTGTCTGGCTGGCATGTTCTCCCCCCTTTGCAGAACTCAATATGGCAGCAGAGATTGGAACCATAGTTATTGAATGCAATGAGGGATCCAAAGTGTTATTTTCATGCGTCTTGGGCTATATGGGTCTCTTAGCCTCGATTAGCCTCCTAGTGGCATTTCTGGCCAGGAAGCTCCCTGACACCTTTAATGAAGCCAAGTTTATTACATTCAGTATGCTGGTTTTTGCCAGTGTTTGGTTGACATTTATCCCAGCTTATCTCAGCACCAAAGGCAAACACATGGTGGCTGTGGAGGTTTTTGCCATCTTATCTTCAAGCTCCGGACTCCTTGTTTGCATATTTTTTCCAAAATGCTACATCATTATAATACAGCCTCAGATGAACAGTAAAAAGTATATAACAGGGAGAAGCAGCGATAAGGGAGGATTGTGA